A genomic region of Candidatus Bathyarchaeota archaeon contains the following coding sequences:
- a CDS encoding DNA-directed RNA polymerase subunit P, whose product MEKAAPGIVYECLRCGARVSTEELELRGGEIKCTVCGYRVLKKIRPPVVKRIQAK is encoded by the coding sequence ATGGAAAAAGCAGCTCCTGGAATAGTTTATGAATGCCTAAGGTGTGGAGCTAGGGTTTCAACGGAAGAGCTTGAACTGCGAGGGGGAGAAATAAAATGCACCGTCTGCGGCTACAGAGTTCTAAAAAAAATAAGACCTCCGGTAGTTAAGCGAATTCAAGCCAAGTGA
- a CDS encoding class I SAM-dependent methyltransferase family protein, whose translation MKKRLKHLLSTVLPSEVVATIYNSYDIVGDIAIIRLAEDSQKHGQTIAEAIMKVHKNVKTVLAQTSPVQGDFRLRKLEYISGENKTRTVHKESGCLFSVDLERCYFSPRLSYERMRVANLVQDGEIIINMFAGVGCFSIVIAKHSKVEKIYSIDINPIAVRYMWENIKLNNVHGKIVPIEGDAKDVILERLRDTANRVLMPLPEKALEYLPYAFLSLKNGRGWIHYYDFENAKKNENPVEKVKAKVADKLKKLNVNFEMPFSRIVRTTGPNWYQIVVDILCKGLKTSKF comes from the coding sequence ATGAAGAAACGCCTAAAACATCTCCTTTCAACAGTGTTGCCGTCCGAGGTGGTAGCTACTATTTATAACTCTTACGATATCGTGGGCGACATAGCCATCATACGTCTTGCTGAGGATTCCCAAAAGCATGGCCAGACCATTGCTGAGGCAATAATGAAGGTTCATAAAAATGTTAAGACAGTTCTAGCTCAAACAAGCCCGGTTCAAGGAGACTTTAGACTTCGGAAGCTTGAGTACATTTCCGGAGAGAATAAAACAAGAACCGTCCACAAAGAGTCCGGATGCCTTTTCTCGGTTGATCTGGAACGCTGCTATTTTTCACCTAGGCTGTCCTATGAGAGAATGCGGGTTGCAAATCTCGTCCAAGACGGTGAAATCATCATAAATATGTTTGCAGGTGTTGGGTGTTTTTCTATAGTAATCGCTAAACATTCAAAGGTTGAAAAGATATATTCAATAGACATTAACCCTATAGCAGTCCGGTACATGTGGGAAAATATAAAACTCAACAATGTTCATGGTAAAATAGTCCCAATAGAAGGTGACGCAAAAGACGTAATCCTAGAAAGGCTCCGTGACACTGCAAACAGAGTTCTCATGCCGCTGCCTGAAAAAGCCCTAGAATACTTGCCATATGCATTTCTGTCATTAAAAAACGGTAGGGGCTGGATACACTACTACGACTTTGAAAATGCAAAAAAGAATGAAAACCCCGTTGAGAAAGTTAAAGCGAAAGTTGCGGATAAGCTTAAAAAACTTAACGTGAACTTCGAGATGCCTTTCAGTCGAATTGTTCGGACAACAGGGCCAAACTGGTATCAGATCGTCGTAGACATCCTATGCAAAGGCTTAAAGACTAGCAAATTTTAA
- a CDS encoding Trm112 family protein, whose amino-acid sequence MKRKLMEILACPIDKHHPLELYVFEEREEIVEGLIVCPECLRWYPIRDEIPEMLPDELRKEIEDLPFLKKWKEKIPEKILLEGKPFNLKKS is encoded by the coding sequence ATGAAAAGGAAGCTTATGGAGATATTGGCCTGTCCAATAGATAAACATCATCCCCTTGAATTATATGTTTTCGAAGAAAGAGAAGAGATCGTTGAAGGATTGATTGTCTGCCCGGAATGTTTACGTTGGTACCCTATAAGGGATGAGATTCCAGAGATGCTTCCGGATGAGCTTAGAAAGGAAATTGAGGATCTGCCTTTCTTGAAAAAATGGAAGGAGAAAATTCCGGAAAAGATTCTGCTCGAGGGAAAACCATTCAATCTTAAAAAAAGTTAA
- a CDS encoding Gfo/Idh/MocA family oxidoreductase produces MDKKLGVAVIGAGFWGKNHARIFRELEETELIAVCDIDAERAKTVAKQLGVEAYTEAGRMLKKKEIEAVSVCTWSTSLAKEALKALKFGKHVLVEKPMAANSKQAEILIETAEKEGLYLSVGFLMRFIPGVQYIKNAIENKSIGELVCATAKRVSQWPERIGDIGVVKDLAIHDIDITRYLFNDDPIAVYAKTGNMRHKRFEDYAHIMLTFEGGKNAFIESNWLTPYKTRVLVVTGSEAIVKLDYITQELTIENAKETVQPRIPWQEPLKLELKHFTNCILGKEKPLITGEDGLKALKIAEAALKSSRTSKLVRIK; encoded by the coding sequence ATGGATAAAAAACTCGGGGTAGCCGTTATCGGTGCTGGTTTTTGGGGGAAAAACCATGCAAGGATCTTCAGGGAACTAGAGGAAACGGAGCTCATAGCTGTTTGTGACATAGACGCTGAAAGAGCCAAAACTGTTGCAAAACAGCTCGGTGTTGAAGCATATACGGAAGCCGGAAGGATGCTGAAAAAAAAGGAAATCGAAGCGGTAAGTGTATGTACGTGGTCAACAAGTCTTGCAAAAGAAGCATTGAAAGCATTAAAATTTGGAAAACATGTTTTGGTTGAAAAGCCAATGGCTGCAAACTCTAAACAGGCTGAAATATTAATAGAGACGGCGGAAAAAGAAGGGTTATACCTTTCGGTTGGTTTCTTGATGCGTTTCATTCCAGGAGTACAATACATAAAAAATGCTATTGAAAATAAAAGTATAGGCGAGCTTGTTTGTGCAACAGCTAAAAGAGTTTCCCAATGGCCGGAGAGAATAGGAGACATTGGCGTTGTAAAAGATTTAGCGATTCACGATATAGACATAACACGCTACTTATTTAACGATGACCCGATAGCAGTTTACGCGAAAACTGGAAACATGAGACACAAGCGCTTTGAGGATTACGCCCACATCATGCTCACTTTTGAAGGCGGAAAAAACGCCTTCATAGAATCCAACTGGCTAACTCCTTACAAAACGCGAGTGCTAGTGGTAACTGGAAGCGAGGCAATAGTAAAACTTGATTATATCACACAGGAGTTGACTATAGAGAATGCGAAAGAGACTGTTCAGCCGAGAATCCCTTGGCAGGAGCCGCTAAAACTTGAGCTTAAACACTTCACAAACTGTATCCTAGGGAAGGAAAAACCCTTAATAACTGGAGAGGACGGATTAAAAGCCTTGAAAATTGCTGAAGCCGCACTGAAATCTTCAAGAACTAGCAAACTCGTAAGAATAAAGTAG
- a CDS encoding nucleotide sugar dehydrogenase: MMMSDAAIKESKDPEPCEKFTVCVVGCGRSGILHACLFVEAGVNVICADEDRTLVERVSKGRVPFLRQEVEPVLRKNLDDGRLRVTSNLEGAVTLSNIIVVTTPTEINEKDRVDYSNIEKNLKRIGLNLRKNTLVIITSVVGVNVTENILKEVLENTSGLKLGVDFYLAYSPVLDWKTHTLKSLANYKRIVAAFDENSLEKASDFLGSVTKTLPIKTMDVRAAETAILLEAMRRKIGSVLANEFAFFCEKIGVDYLTVQSLLTADLGEFVQPTLDCTVDNELLILSEDAESHNIKLRTLAVSLESNKEMLRHAVALIQEALKSCGKTTRRARVALLGISQNRNIMDTPKNSLKMFVGMLERRGVKLSLYDPYLPQKFSTELELPPIKENLTEALEGADCVVIFTGHDQFKRLNLKKLKLLMKMPAAIVDFEGILDPVKVESEGFVYRGLGRGLRKNG, from the coding sequence ATGATGATGTCAGACGCGGCAATCAAGGAAAGCAAAGATCCTGAACCATGCGAAAAGTTTACAGTATGTGTTGTAGGTTGTGGACGAAGCGGGATTCTCCATGCATGTCTTTTCGTTGAAGCGGGGGTTAATGTAATATGTGCTGATGAGGATCGAACCTTAGTGGAACGCGTTTCGAAAGGCAGAGTTCCATTTTTAAGACAAGAAGTGGAACCCGTTCTGCGAAAAAACTTGGACGATGGAAGGCTTAGGGTCACAAGCAATTTGGAGGGAGCGGTAACCCTAAGCAACATTATAGTCGTTACAACACCAACAGAAATAAACGAAAAGGACAGGGTGGACTACTCAAACATTGAAAAAAATCTTAAGAGAATAGGTTTAAACCTCCGCAAGAACACGTTAGTCATTATTACAAGCGTTGTAGGAGTTAATGTTACTGAGAACATCTTAAAAGAAGTTCTTGAGAACACATCTGGGCTGAAATTGGGTGTAGACTTTTATCTTGCGTACAGTCCGGTTTTAGATTGGAAGACACACACGCTCAAAAGTCTGGCAAATTATAAACGAATCGTTGCAGCCTTTGATGAAAATAGTTTGGAAAAAGCATCGGATTTTCTTGGCTCTGTCACAAAAACTCTGCCTATTAAAACCATGGATGTAAGGGCGGCCGAAACGGCTATATTACTTGAGGCTATGAGGAGAAAAATTGGTTCTGTGTTAGCTAACGAGTTTGCATTCTTCTGCGAGAAAATTGGCGTTGACTACTTAACTGTTCAAAGCTTGTTAACAGCGGATCTTGGTGAGTTTGTGCAGCCTACATTAGACTGCACGGTCGACAATGAACTCCTGATACTCTCGGAAGATGCGGAAAGCCATAACATTAAACTTCGAACTTTGGCTGTGTCCTTAGAAAGCAATAAAGAAATGTTAAGACACGCTGTTGCCCTCATTCAAGAGGCGTTAAAAAGTTGCGGAAAAACTACGAGAAGAGCAAGGGTTGCATTACTAGGTATTTCTCAAAACCGAAACATCATGGACACACCAAAAAACTCATTGAAAATGTTTGTTGGGATGCTTGAAAGAAGGGGTGTTAAACTAAGCCTTTATGATCCATATTTACCGCAGAAATTTTCAACGGAATTAGAGTTGCCGCCTATTAAGGAAAATTTGACGGAGGCATTAGAAGGCGCAGACTGTGTTGTAATATTCACCGGCCACGACCAGTTTAAACGGTTAAATCTAAAAAAGCTTAAACTTCTAATGAAAATGCCAGCGGCGATTGTTGATTTTGAGGGTATCTTAGACCCGGTGAAGGTTGAATCCGAAGGCTTTGTATACCGAGGTTTAGGTAGGGGGTTACGGAAGAATGGATAA
- the glmM gene encoding phosphoglucosamine mutase encodes MINAGRLFGTNGIRGIANKELTPELAAKIGSAIGTFFKKGKLIVGHDARTSSPMLAKAVISGLNATGCNVLFAGMAPTPALQYATKKHKVDGAVIITASHNPPEYNGIKVVWNDGIEISREQEIEIENIFFEERVQYAEWCKIGETRPLIGIIDEYMEAIKAHIDINKIADKRYHVVVDAANSVGALAVPKILRDLGCRVTTINANIDGTFPGRPPEPRPENLKDLALAVKAVNADVGVAFDGDADRSIFVDETGEIHWGDKTFALVEKYFLMRNPGEKVVSPVSSSTLIRDIAEAYGGEVVWTKVGSVTVSHTMKKLNAKLGGEENGGIFYGPHQAVRDGGMATALILDIMAETGQKLSQLLGELPRYFIEKGKVECPNKLKEKVLENLIAETKGLNIETIDGIKIWFEDKSSILMRPSGTEPLYRIYAEAKTKERAEELVREFSLKLKRIIDSVKS; translated from the coding sequence ATGATAAACGCTGGAAGATTGTTTGGAACAAACGGTATTCGGGGAATAGCAAACAAAGAGTTAACCCCAGAGCTTGCAGCAAAAATCGGAAGCGCGATAGGGACCTTCTTCAAGAAAGGTAAGTTAATAGTTGGACATGATGCTAGAACGAGTAGTCCGATGCTTGCCAAAGCTGTTATTTCCGGGTTAAATGCAACTGGTTGCAATGTTTTATTCGCCGGTATGGCACCAACCCCGGCATTACAATATGCCACTAAAAAACACAAAGTAGACGGGGCAGTTATAATAACCGCCTCCCATAATCCTCCGGAGTATAATGGAATAAAGGTTGTATGGAACGATGGAATAGAAATCTCACGAGAACAAGAAATAGAGATTGAAAACATTTTCTTTGAAGAAAGGGTGCAGTACGCTGAATGGTGTAAAATTGGAGAAACACGGCCACTCATAGGAATAATTGATGAATACATGGAAGCCATAAAGGCGCATATCGACATTAATAAAATAGCAGACAAGCGTTACCATGTCGTCGTGGACGCGGCTAACAGCGTGGGCGCTCTTGCAGTTCCCAAAATTTTGAGGGACTTAGGCTGCAGAGTTACAACAATAAACGCGAACATTGATGGAACTTTCCCGGGAAGGCCTCCGGAACCTCGTCCTGAAAACCTAAAAGATTTGGCATTAGCGGTTAAAGCGGTAAACGCCGATGTCGGAGTTGCATTTGACGGAGACGCTGACCGCTCCATATTTGTTGACGAGACTGGAGAAATTCACTGGGGTGATAAAACCTTCGCCCTAGTTGAAAAATACTTTTTAATGAGGAATCCCGGCGAGAAAGTTGTTTCACCAGTTAGCTCATCAACGCTGATTAGAGATATAGCAGAAGCTTACGGTGGAGAAGTTGTCTGGACAAAAGTTGGAAGCGTAACTGTCTCGCATACCATGAAAAAACTAAACGCAAAGCTGGGTGGAGAAGAAAATGGAGGAATCTTTTATGGACCTCATCAAGCTGTTAGAGATGGGGGAATGGCAACAGCTCTAATACTGGACATAATGGCTGAAACCGGCCAGAAGCTTTCTCAATTACTTGGCGAGCTTCCAAGGTATTTTATTGAGAAAGGTAAGGTCGAATGCCCCAACAAACTTAAGGAGAAAGTCTTAGAAAATCTCATCGCGGAAACAAAGGGGCTAAACATAGAGACAATCGATGGAATTAAAATATGGTTTGAAGATAAAAGCTCGATTTTGATGAGGCCCAGCGGAACCGAACCACTTTACAGAATTTACGCGGAGGCAAAAACAAAGGAAAGGGCTGAGGAACTTGTCCGAGAGTTTAGTCTAAAGCTTAAAAGGATAATTGACAGCGTAAAAAGCTAA
- a CDS encoding NDP-sugar synthase, whose protein sequence is MKALILAGGFGTRLRPLSCTRPKILFPIINKPLVEWIIEKLYESNFKEVIFAVNGQTAFHLRQAKFSRNGMRIVYSCDPPRKPLGTGGPIKRAERILGKEKFLVINGDIFADINYLEIIKMHEEKNAVATIALHRVKDPSRYGVAELTEDGRIKNFIEKPPREFSPSNLINAGVYVFSPEIFSYIPEGMKVSLEREVFPKLVKEGKLYGYMFDGFWTDIGKIEDYLNVNRILLRKVNDRWQNTVKGVGKIIQPTFCGERSSIREGSVIGPYTVLGRNVNIGKNVQIKNSVIFEGVSIADSCIINGAIIGENAIIGENVEISENCVIGDHVVIGDHVKLARGVTICPAKEVYESVTTSTCIL, encoded by the coding sequence TTGAAGGCTTTAATCCTTGCCGGTGGATTCGGAACAAGGCTTAGGCCGTTAAGCTGCACGCGACCAAAGATTTTATTTCCAATAATCAATAAGCCTCTTGTAGAATGGATTATCGAAAAGCTTTATGAAAGCAATTTTAAAGAGGTGATATTCGCTGTCAATGGTCAAACAGCATTCCATCTAAGACAAGCAAAGTTCTCAAGAAACGGAATGAGAATCGTTTATTCATGCGATCCTCCTAGAAAACCATTAGGAACCGGCGGTCCAATAAAAAGAGCAGAGAGAATCTTAGGCAAGGAAAAATTCTTGGTCATTAATGGAGACATTTTTGCAGATATAAATTATCTAGAAATTATTAAAATGCACGAAGAGAAAAACGCCGTTGCAACGATAGCACTTCATCGTGTTAAAGACCCAAGCAGATATGGAGTTGCAGAGTTAACAGAAGACGGTAGAATAAAAAATTTCATCGAAAAACCTCCAAGAGAATTCTCGCCATCAAACCTCATAAACGCCGGCGTGTATGTTTTTAGCCCGGAAATTTTCAGTTATATCCCGGAAGGAATGAAAGTCTCCTTAGAACGGGAAGTTTTTCCAAAACTTGTAAAAGAGGGGAAACTTTACGGCTACATGTTTGATGGATTTTGGACGGATATAGGCAAGATCGAGGACTATTTAAATGTAAATAGGATTTTACTTAGAAAAGTCAACGATAGATGGCAAAACACAGTAAAAGGAGTGGGCAAAATTATTCAACCAACATTTTGTGGTGAACGCTCTTCCATTAGAGAAGGATCCGTAATTGGACCATACACGGTATTAGGAAGAAACGTTAACATTGGAAAAAATGTGCAGATAAAAAACTCGGTAATATTTGAAGGTGTCTCTATAGCGGACTCATGCATCATCAACGGCGCAATAATTGGTGAAAACGCAATCATCGGAGAAAACGTCGAAATAAGCGAGAATTGCGTCATTGGAGATCACGTTGTCATCGGGGATCATGTTAAGCTAGCAAGAGGAGTAACAATCTGTCCAGCGAAAGAGGTTTATGAAAGCGTGACAACTTCGACATGCATACTCTAA
- a CDS encoding creatininase family protein: MKVLLHEMSWVEAKEYFSKNDIAILPVGSNEQHGPHGPLGTDNFIAKAIAEEVAKRTGVVCLQVIPFGVSHQHRQFWGTVFVSPETFKNYVKEVCLSLNYYGVRKIVIVNGHGGNLNALTDLARELREIGIFVSVFQWWPAASKLLPDIFRSEERGHAGSEETSMNLALFPHFVNMDNAVDEEVHRSFAEVEGLTLPLDTADQTRLGVFGKSTTASAEKGRKIFETVVNELIKHVNWLKNANIKDLKAKPKA; encoded by the coding sequence ATGAAGGTTCTGCTTCATGAAATGAGTTGGGTTGAGGCCAAGGAGTATTTCAGCAAAAATGATATTGCTATACTCCCAGTGGGTTCAAACGAGCAGCATGGTCCGCATGGCCCTCTTGGAACAGACAATTTTATTGCTAAGGCGATTGCCGAAGAAGTTGCCAAACGTACCGGCGTTGTGTGCCTTCAAGTTATACCATTCGGTGTAAGTCATCAACACAGACAATTTTGGGGCACAGTTTTCGTTTCGCCAGAAACTTTCAAAAACTATGTTAAGGAGGTTTGCCTATCCCTAAACTATTATGGCGTTAGAAAAATTGTCATAGTTAATGGACACGGCGGAAACTTAAACGCCTTAACTGACTTAGCAAGGGAACTTAGAGAAATCGGTATTTTTGTATCTGTCTTCCAATGGTGGCCAGCAGCTAGCAAGCTTTTGCCTGATATTTTTAGATCAGAAGAAAGGGGACACGCGGGGTCTGAAGAGACTTCAATGAACTTAGCTTTGTTTCCACACTTTGTTAACATGGACAACGCTGTTGACGAAGAGGTCCATAGATCCTTCGCAGAAGTGGAGGGCTTAACTCTTCCATTAGATACAGCTGACCAAACTAGACTAGGAGTGTTTGGTAAGTCAACAACAGCTTCTGCAGAAAAAGGAAGAAAAATCTTTGAAACTGTTGTTAACGAATTGATTAAACATGTTAATTGGCTTAAGAATGCGAATATCAAAGACTTAAAGGCTAAGCCTAAAGCTTAA
- a CDS encoding energy-coupling factor ABC transporter permease, translating to MHIPDGYLSLEVSVLMSVVSVAFLVLCWRKVKAAYPKSFASLLAVSSAFVFVAQMINFPITYGTSGHLVGGTFLSVVLGPYAAVISMTIVLLIQALFFADGGISALGANIFNMAIISGLSFFLAKLIAGNNIRGKRFVMGVFAASWLSVVLGALACGLEIGVSPAFSQAGGVAVTVPTMLFWHALIGFGEAIITTTFITQLSKLQAVVLNGLTFFRRDAV from the coding sequence ATGCACATACCCGACGGCTATTTAAGTCTTGAAGTTTCAGTTTTAATGAGTGTTGTATCTGTGGCTTTTCTTGTTTTGTGTTGGAGAAAGGTTAAGGCTGCTTATCCAAAATCTTTCGCTTCGTTGTTAGCCGTCTCCAGCGCTTTCGTTTTTGTGGCACAAATGATCAACTTTCCAATAACTTACGGAACTAGTGGGCATCTGGTTGGTGGCACTTTTCTCTCCGTTGTTCTTGGACCTTATGCGGCTGTCATAAGCATGACCATTGTTTTGTTGATACAAGCGTTATTTTTTGCGGATGGGGGAATATCTGCTTTGGGTGCAAACATTTTTAATATGGCTATAATAAGTGGGTTAAGCTTTTTCTTAGCGAAGCTTATCGCAGGCAACAATATAAGAGGCAAACGCTTTGTCATGGGAGTTTTTGCAGCTTCATGGCTTTCAGTTGTTTTAGGAGCTTTGGCATGCGGCTTAGAAATAGGTGTGTCCCCAGCTTTCTCGCAAGCTGGTGGCGTTGCTGTGACGGTTCCAACAATGCTTTTCTGGCATGCCTTAATTGGATTTGGCGAGGCAATAATAACAACAACTTTTATAACTCAACTTTCCAAGCTTCAAGCGGTTGTCCTAAATGGTTTAACTTTTTTCAGGAGGGATGCTGTTTGA
- a CDS encoding PDGLE domain-containing protein yields MSGYVKALILILAGFVVLLPFTSSYPDGLETVAEALGVREHEPLWTGLMPDYVLPTVENPYLSTLIAGFLGVFLILILSFALGKVISKTSQLKS; encoded by the coding sequence TTGAGCGGATACGTTAAAGCTTTGATACTGATACTAGCTGGTTTTGTGGTTCTGTTGCCTTTCACCTCATCTTATCCGGATGGGCTGGAAACAGTAGCTGAAGCTCTTGGCGTCAGAGAACACGAGCCTCTATGGACTGGACTAATGCCCGATTATGTTCTTCCAACGGTTGAGAATCCATATCTTTCAACTTTGATTGCAGGCTTTTTAGGGGTGTTTCTTATCCTGATCTTATCGTTTGCTCTTGGAAAGGTAATATCAAAAACCAGCCAATTAAAAAGCTGA
- a CDS encoding DUF47 family protein — MESKSYAWFERRRRAKALDLAQEQITKALDTVTLLHQSMQKMVENNKKEAMQYIENIFKVEKEVDRLRTEVFKELSKGVALFAEYREDLMHLVKRLDTLADHVKDAARCIKMLEEAKIPKELWESTARTTAFLLNCAHALRSSIEKIAVDSAAAISGAKKVEEIEKKIDEEYLKTKALFIKHGREIDSGSMVIFDDLVEFIEHAADMCADTADYIVILSSRE, encoded by the coding sequence TTGGAAAGTAAGAGTTATGCATGGTTTGAAAGAAGGCGAAGAGCCAAAGCCCTGGACCTAGCGCAGGAACAAATCACAAAAGCTCTTGACACTGTAACGCTTCTCCATCAATCCATGCAAAAGATGGTTGAAAACAACAAAAAGGAAGCTATGCAATATATAGAGAACATTTTCAAAGTTGAAAAAGAGGTTGACAGACTGCGAACGGAAGTTTTCAAGGAGCTTTCCAAAGGTGTGGCGCTTTTTGCAGAATACCGCGAGGATTTAATGCATTTAGTGAAAAGGCTTGACACTCTGGCTGACCACGTGAAAGACGCTGCAAGATGCATAAAGATGCTTGAAGAAGCAAAAATACCAAAAGAGCTATGGGAAAGCACAGCCCGTACGACAGCTTTCCTTTTAAACTGTGCTCACGCTTTGAGAAGCAGTATTGAAAAAATTGCAGTTGACTCTGCTGCAGCCATAAGTGGGGCCAAAAAGGTTGAAGAAATTGAAAAGAAAATAGATGAAGAATATTTAAAAACAAAAGCTTTGTTCATTAAGCATGGACGGGAAATAGACAGCGGGTCCATGGTTATTTTCGATGATTTAGTGGAATTTATTGAGCATGCTGCTGACATGTGTGCGGATACGGCCGATTACATAGTGATTCTCTCAAGTCGAGAATAG
- a CDS encoding molybdenum cofactor biosynthesis protein MoaE has product MCAKYVHEKGTLSLEKLLAEVKNKPDFQKAGAIAIFVGVVRGENMEGEKVQKLEIEAYEEKADEVLSGIREDLKMKKGVVDVQIHHFSGEFNVGEDLVYVLVAGSHRENVFPVLREAVERYKKEAPIFKKEYVVARNGKIKAYWVAEKEER; this is encoded by the coding sequence ATGTGTGCTAAATATGTTCACGAAAAGGGCACATTGTCCCTTGAGAAGTTGCTTGCAGAAGTAAAAAATAAACCGGACTTTCAAAAGGCAGGTGCCATAGCCATTTTCGTGGGTGTTGTTCGTGGAGAAAACATGGAAGGCGAGAAAGTTCAAAAGCTGGAGATAGAGGCTTACGAGGAAAAAGCCGATGAGGTTTTATCAGGGATACGTGAAGACTTAAAAATGAAAAAAGGTGTTGTAGACGTTCAAATTCACCATTTTTCCGGCGAGTTCAATGTGGGTGAGGATCTTGTTTACGTTTTAGTTGCAGGTTCTCATAGGGAAAATGTTTTTCCAGTTTTAAGGGAAGCCGTTGAAAGATACAAGAAGGAAGCCCCAATCTTTAAGAAGGAGTATGTTGTCGCACGAAACGGAAAAATAAAAGCTTACTGGGTTGCCGAGAAAGAGGAAAGGTAA
- a CDS encoding Gfo/Idh/MocA family oxidoreductase translates to MKEIKVVLYGVGALGSLIAKALLERKGLKIVGAVDVAKDKVDKDLSEVLGLKKRLNVKIYRNVDRLFSATTADVAIHATSSYLKETYPQIVSLIEHGVNVISTCEELAYPYYSEPKIAEELDALAKKHNVTVLGTGINPGYLMDTLVITLTAVCQKIEKIEAIRVMNAATRRLPFQKKIGAGLTVEEFRQKIEAKEITGHVGLEQSISMIADALAWELEKVEADSVEPVIAKVPVKSEAVKVEAGKVAGLRQVARGFMKGREVIVLDFQAYIGAEEEYDAIRITGVPTVNQKIQPCIHGDVGTVALMINTIPKVLNAPAGLLTMKDLPVPSAALEDMRRYIKSDLIAKN, encoded by the coding sequence ATGAAAGAAATAAAGGTTGTTTTGTACGGAGTCGGAGCCCTCGGTAGTTTAATTGCTAAGGCTTTATTGGAAAGGAAGGGCTTGAAAATTGTAGGCGCTGTGGATGTAGCAAAGGATAAGGTAGACAAGGATTTAAGCGAGGTATTGGGCTTAAAAAAGCGACTTAATGTAAAAATTTACAGGAATGTTGACCGTTTATTTTCAGCAACAACAGCTGATGTAGCGATTCATGCAACTTCATCCTATCTTAAAGAAACTTATCCGCAAATAGTTTCACTAATAGAACACGGAGTAAACGTAATATCTACTTGTGAGGAACTTGCGTATCCGTATTATTCAGAGCCTAAAATCGCAGAAGAGCTAGATGCCTTAGCCAAAAAGCATAATGTAACGGTTTTAGGGACGGGGATAAACCCAGGTTACCTTATGGATACTCTTGTGATAACCTTAACTGCAGTCTGCCAGAAAATAGAAAAAATTGAGGCGATTAGAGTGATGAATGCCGCCACGAGGCGATTGCCCTTCCAGAAAAAAATAGGTGCAGGGCTAACCGTGGAGGAGTTCAGACAAAAAATTGAGGCTAAGGAGATTACAGGACATGTGGGACTTGAGCAGTCTATTTCCATGATCGCCGACGCTCTAGCATGGGAACTGGAGAAAGTAGAAGCTGATTCGGTCGAGCCAGTGATTGCAAAGGTTCCAGTGAAAAGTGAAGCAGTAAAAGTTGAGGCTGGAAAAGTAGCTGGTTTAAGACAAGTTGCACGAGGTTTCATGAAAGGCAGAGAAGTAATAGTTCTAGATTTCCAAGCTTACATTGGCGCCGAAGAAGAATACGACGCCATAAGGATTACGGGTGTGCCAACAGTTAACCAAAAGATACAACCATGTATTCATGGAGATGTAGGCACGGTTGCATTGATGATTAACACTATTCCAAAAGTGCTTAACGCGCCAGCCGGATTGCTCACCATGAAAGATTTACCGGTTCCTTCAGCCGCGTTGGAAGACATGCGAAGATACATAAAAAGTGACTTAATAGCTAAAAACTAA